Proteins from a genomic interval of Gadus macrocephalus chromosome 2, ASM3116895v1:
- the emc10 gene encoding ER membrane protein complex subunit 10 isoform X2 yields the protein MACSLPIRISICCSVVLLICTHLASANNGRKVGDAVDTEFSGFSVPLEHSFEVDDLATFRVRGALILKPGREPAVSLSQNQLSEEDRTKLKEVAAVDGLYRIRVPRVSLQTDRMSERPMEGHLSAFVRACAMVESHLSDVITLTTDVSGYLIGVSIVTLPGACRGSEVEDEVDLEAFNTTLSVSAPVSAAGPETALFIERLNMEIEKKGKNPQEQKSFFAKYWYLILGGAIFLMVSSSAQPPAGGAGEQS from the exons ATGGCGTGTTCATTACCCATTAGGATCTCAATATGTTGTAGTGTTGTACTGTTAATATGCACACATCTAGCGAGCGCTAACAACGGCAGAAAG GTCGGAGATGCTGTGGACACTGAGTTCAGTGGGTTCTCCGTGCCTCTGGAGCACTCGTTTGAAGTCG ATGATCTGGCGACGTTTCGGGTGCGCGGGGCCCTGATACTCAAACCTGGGAGGGAGCCGGCCGTGTCACTGTCTCAGAACCAGCTGTCAGAGGAGGACAGGACTAAACTCAAG GAGGTGGCGGCAGTGGACGGCCTGTACAGAATCAGAGTGCCCCGCGTGTCTCTGCAGACGGACAGGATGTCGGAGAGGCCGATGGAGGGGCACCTCTCTGCCTTCGTCAGAGCA TGTGCCATGGTGGAGTCCCACCTCAGCGACGTCATCACCCTCACCACCGACGTGTCGGGCTACCTCATCGGGGTGTCCATCGTGACGCTGCCCGGGGCGTGCCGGGGCAGCGAGGTTGAGGACGAGGTGGACCTGGAGGCCTTCAACACCACCCTGAGCGTCAGCGCGCCCGTCAGCGCGGCCGG ACCTGAGACGGCTCTGTTTATCGAACGCCTGAACATGGAAATCGAGAAGAAGGGAAAGAATCCACAGGAGCAGAAATCTTTCTTTGCTAAATAC TGGTATTTGATTCTGGGAGGTGCTATCTTCCTCATGGTGTCCAGTTCGGCACAGCCCCCAGCAGGGGGGGCCGGAGAGCAGAGCTGA
- the emc10 gene encoding ER membrane protein complex subunit 10 isoform X1, with protein MACSLPIRISICCSVVLLICTHLASANNGRKVGDAVDTEFSGFSVPLEHSFEVDDLATFRVRGALILKPGREPAVSLSQNQLSEEDRTKLKEVAAVDGLYRIRVPRVSLQTDRMSERPMEGHLSAFVRACAMVESHLSDVITLTTDVSGYLIGVSIVTLPGACRGSEVEDEVDLEAFNTTLSVSAPVSAAGPETALFIERLNMEIEKKGKNPQEQKSFFAKYWMYIVPLVLFLMMSGAQDQSGGGASGGAANGGGR; from the exons ATGGCGTGTTCATTACCCATTAGGATCTCAATATGTTGTAGTGTTGTACTGTTAATATGCACACATCTAGCGAGCGCTAACAACGGCAGAAAG GTCGGAGATGCTGTGGACACTGAGTTCAGTGGGTTCTCCGTGCCTCTGGAGCACTCGTTTGAAGTCG ATGATCTGGCGACGTTTCGGGTGCGCGGGGCCCTGATACTCAAACCTGGGAGGGAGCCGGCCGTGTCACTGTCTCAGAACCAGCTGTCAGAGGAGGACAGGACTAAACTCAAG GAGGTGGCGGCAGTGGACGGCCTGTACAGAATCAGAGTGCCCCGCGTGTCTCTGCAGACGGACAGGATGTCGGAGAGGCCGATGGAGGGGCACCTCTCTGCCTTCGTCAGAGCA TGTGCCATGGTGGAGTCCCACCTCAGCGACGTCATCACCCTCACCACCGACGTGTCGGGCTACCTCATCGGGGTGTCCATCGTGACGCTGCCCGGGGCGTGCCGGGGCAGCGAGGTTGAGGACGAGGTGGACCTGGAGGCCTTCAACACCACCCTGAGCGTCAGCGCGCCCGTCAGCGCGGCCGG ACCTGAGACGGCTCTGTTTATCGAACGCCTGAACATGGAAATCGAGAAGAAGGGAAAGAATCCACAGGAGCAGAAATCTTTCTTTGCTAAATAC tGGATGTACATAGTGCCTCTCGTTCTCTTCCTAATGATGTCGGGCGCCCAAGATCAatctgggggaggagccagtgGTGGCGCAGCCAATGGGGGTGGTCgatga